One genomic segment of Methanospirillum lacunae includes these proteins:
- a CDS encoding amino acid ABC transporter ATP-binding protein has translation MSESEFILKVEDIRKSFGSSEVLKGVSFNVKKGETICFIGPSGTGKSTLLRCINQLTIPDSGKVLLNGEEVTHSGSQINHFRQKIGMVFQNFFLFDHLTAVRNVEIALLKVKGMNAKDARAKAMKELQQVGMAEWADHFPAELSGGQAQRVSIARALAMDPDVMLFDEPTSALDPELTREVLEVMKKLALDGMTMLVVTHEMGFACSVANQILFMEHGVIKEQGSPQVLLNDPKFERCKAFIGQFREFSQ, from the coding sequence ATGTCAGAATCAGAGTTTATTCTCAAGGTCGAAGATATACGCAAGTCCTTCGGCAGCTCGGAAGTCCTGAAGGGTGTCTCATTTAATGTTAAAAAAGGTGAGACGATCTGTTTTATCGGCCCTTCTGGTACAGGAAAGAGTACACTTCTCCGGTGTATCAATCAACTCACCATTCCGGATAGCGGGAAAGTGCTTCTGAACGGAGAAGAGGTCACTCATTCAGGCTCACAGATCAACCATTTCAGGCAGAAGATCGGGATGGTTTTTCAGAACTTCTTCCTCTTTGATCATCTCACAGCGGTCAGGAATGTTGAGATTGCACTCCTGAAAGTCAAAGGGATGAATGCAAAGGATGCAAGAGCAAAGGCAATGAAAGAACTTCAGCAGGTGGGTATGGCTGAATGGGCAGATCATTTTCCTGCTGAACTTTCAGGTGGTCAGGCACAGCGTGTTTCTATCGCTCGTGCATTAGCCATGGATCCAGATGTCATGCTTTTTGATGAACCAACGAGTGCCCTAGATCCTGAACTGACCCGTGAGGTTCTTGAGGTCATGAAAAAACTTGCACTTGATGGTATGACTATGCTGGTTGTTACCCATGAGATGGGATTTGCCTGCTCTGTTGCAAACCAGATCCTGTTCATGGAGCATGGAGTCATTAAAGAGCAGGGAAGTCCGCAGGTCCTTTTGAATGATCCAAAGTTTGAACGGTGTAAGGCATTCATCGGGCAGTTTCGGGAGTTTTCACAGTAG
- a CDS encoding amino acid ABC transporter permease produces the protein MDSITFLVDIIAPAFWNGLLVTLSLIAVTAPIGFALGIIIACGRVYGGKVVSKIFQGYTIFFKGCPLLLLLFILYFGLPPYGITLSPFVASVIGFILCNSAYNSEYVRGAILSVKEGQITAAKALGMTRNQAIRFVVLPQALRRAIPGISNEFIYLIKYSSLAYMITVIELTGAGKLIATKYFAYNETFFALAIVYLALVTITTFGANAIERKFSIPG, from the coding sequence ATGGATTCGATTACCTTCCTTGTTGACATTATTGCTCCTGCCTTCTGGAACGGATTACTTGTAACTCTCTCCCTCATAGCAGTAACAGCACCAATCGGGTTTGCTCTTGGCATCATCATAGCATGTGGCCGGGTGTATGGAGGAAAAGTTGTATCAAAAATCTTTCAGGGGTATACCATCTTTTTCAAGGGTTGCCCGCTCCTCTTATTGTTGTTTATTCTGTATTTCGGACTACCACCGTATGGAATTACCCTGAGTCCATTTGTGGCATCAGTCATCGGGTTTATTCTCTGCAACAGTGCTTACAATTCTGAATATGTCAGAGGGGCAATCCTTTCTGTGAAAGAAGGGCAGATTACTGCTGCAAAGGCACTTGGGATGACGCGAAACCAGGCAATCCGGTTTGTTGTTCTCCCCCAGGCTCTTCGGAGAGCAATCCCGGGAATATCAAATGAGTTTATTTACCTGATCAAGTATTCATCGCTGGCATACATGATCACCGTCATTGAACTGACCGGTGCCGGGAAACTTATTGCAACAAAATATTTTGCATACAATGAGACGTTTTTTGCCCTGGCAATCGTGTATCTGGCACTCGTGACCATAACGACATTTGGTGCTAATGCCATAGAAAGGAAGTTTTCAATTCCCGGGTAA